In Microbacterium esteraromaticum, the following proteins share a genomic window:
- a CDS encoding sugar-binding transcriptional regulator translates to MPTRNHRDQKLIAALTAARLYYMQDQTMEVIARELGTSRSSVSRLLSFAREVGLVDIRIHSPLERLGMLEQRLSDRHGVTAHIAPIPERVSEVERLERVALTAGRLLSQFIESNMVVGVAWGSTISTVSRSLTQKDTHGTTIVQLNGAGNTQTSGLEYSSDILQRFGHAFGAQVEQFPVPAFFDSPDTRDAMWRERSTRRVLAFQAKMDVAVFGLGSPQSDVPSRVYVGGYLARDDYRSLEEDGVIGDVATVFFRADGSWRDIRLNARSTGPGLDRLRRVPRRVCIVSGEAKLGSLRAAIGAGLITDVVLDDALARRLLDTD, encoded by the coding sequence ATGCCGACTCGCAACCACCGCGATCAGAAGCTGATCGCCGCGCTCACCGCCGCACGCCTGTACTACATGCAGGACCAGACGATGGAGGTCATCGCAAGGGAGCTCGGCACCTCGCGTTCGTCGGTGTCGCGCCTGCTCAGCTTCGCCCGCGAGGTCGGTCTCGTCGACATCCGCATCCACTCGCCCCTCGAGCGGCTCGGGATGCTCGAGCAGCGCCTCAGCGATCGTCACGGCGTCACCGCCCACATCGCGCCGATACCCGAGCGGGTCAGCGAGGTGGAGCGGCTCGAGCGCGTCGCCCTCACGGCAGGCAGGCTGCTGTCGCAGTTCATCGAGTCGAACATGGTCGTCGGCGTCGCGTGGGGATCGACCATCAGCACCGTGAGCCGTTCGCTCACTCAGAAAGACACCCACGGCACGACGATCGTGCAGCTCAACGGCGCCGGCAACACGCAGACCAGCGGCCTGGAGTACTCGAGCGACATCCTGCAGCGGTTCGGGCACGCCTTCGGCGCGCAGGTCGAGCAGTTCCCGGTGCCGGCGTTCTTCGACAGCCCCGACACGAGGGACGCCATGTGGCGAGAGCGCAGCACCAGGCGCGTGCTCGCCTTCCAGGCCAAGATGGATGTCGCCGTGTTCGGCCTGGGCTCGCCGCAGTCGGACGTCCCCAGCCGGGTGTACGTCGGCGGATACCTGGCGCGTGACGACTATCGCAGCCTCGAAGAGGACGGGGTCATCGGCGACGTCGCCACCGTCTTCTTCCGCGCGGACGGCAGCTGGCGCGACATCCGGCTCAATGCACGTTCGACCGGACCAGGTCTCGACAGGCTCCGGCGCGTTCCTCGCAGGGTGTGCATCGTCTCAGGGGAGGCGAAGCTCGGCTCGCTCCGCGCGGCGATCGGCGCCGGGCTGATCACCGACGTCGTGCTCGACGATGCGCTCGCCAGACGTCTGCTCGACACCGACTGA
- a CDS encoding glutamate--cysteine ligase — translation MPIEFASSARSTVGLEWEIMLADPVTGDLVGRAPELLTRLEQQSAPERHTVTGELLTNTIEVTSGVGATVADAVDDIAAAIAAVRRSTDPAGIELLSAGSHPFAQWFDQRVTDKNRYHKLIERTQWWGRNMMIWGIHVHVGVDDRAKVLPIMGALSSFLPHLQALSASSPYWAGERTGYASNRALVFQQLPTAGLPWPITSWREFEDFVDDMTRTGVMDDPSEIRWDIRPAPKWGTIEVRACDGMSTLAELASVAALTQTLVEFFSRELDEGRQLPTLQPWFHRENKWRAARYGLDARVIVDRAGSQVPVREHLTAVVEDLAPIAADLRCSRELQGVLTIIEQGASYSRQLEAADAARGDLRQVVQHLIREFRGGPERSVRD, via the coding sequence GTGCCGATCGAATTCGCCTCCTCCGCCCGCTCGACCGTCGGGCTGGAGTGGGAGATCATGCTCGCAGATCCTGTCACCGGAGATCTGGTCGGGCGTGCACCCGAGCTGCTGACGCGCCTCGAGCAGCAGAGCGCGCCCGAGCGTCACACCGTGACCGGAGAGCTGCTGACGAACACCATCGAGGTCACCAGCGGAGTCGGCGCGACCGTCGCGGACGCCGTCGACGACATCGCGGCGGCGATCGCGGCGGTCCGGCGCTCCACCGACCCGGCGGGCATCGAGCTGCTCTCGGCCGGCAGCCACCCGTTCGCTCAGTGGTTCGACCAGCGGGTGACCGACAAGAACCGGTATCACAAGCTCATCGAGCGGACGCAGTGGTGGGGCCGCAACATGATGATCTGGGGCATCCACGTGCATGTCGGAGTGGATGACAGGGCAAAAGTGCTGCCCATCATGGGAGCGCTGTCCTCGTTCCTCCCTCATCTGCAGGCGCTGTCCGCATCGAGCCCGTACTGGGCCGGTGAGCGCACCGGCTATGCGTCGAACCGCGCGCTCGTCTTCCAGCAGCTCCCGACGGCCGGATTGCCCTGGCCGATCACGAGCTGGCGCGAGTTCGAGGACTTCGTCGACGACATGACGCGCACGGGAGTGATGGACGATCCGTCTGAGATCCGCTGGGATATCCGACCCGCCCCGAAGTGGGGCACGATCGAGGTGCGCGCGTGCGACGGTATGTCGACGCTCGCCGAGCTCGCCTCCGTGGCCGCGCTCACTCAGACTCTGGTGGAGTTCTTCTCCCGGGAGCTCGACGAGGGCAGGCAGCTGCCGACCCTGCAGCCGTGGTTCCATCGCGAGAACAAGTGGCGCGCCGCCCGCTACGGTCTGGATGCCAGGGTGATCGTCGATCGCGCCGGGTCGCAGGTGCCGGTGCGAGAGCATCTGACCGCGGTGGTCGAGGACCTCGCCCCCATCGCCGCCGACCTCCGCTGCTCGCGCGAGCTCCAGGGCGTGCTCACGATCATCGAGCAGGGCGCGAGCTACTCCCGTCAGCTGGAGGCTGCCGACGCGGCCCGCGGCGACCTGCGTCAGGTCGTGCAGCATCTGATCCGCGAGTTCCGCGGCGGACCCGAGCGCTCGGTCCGCGACTGA
- the rpsP gene encoding 30S ribosomal protein S16 — protein sequence MAVKIRLKRMGKIRAPHYRIVVADSRTKRDGRVIEEIGKYHPTENPSFIEVDSERAQYWLSVGAQPTEQVTALLKLTGDWGKFKGDKDAKSTVQVAEPKAPFEVDSAKKSVIKPKAEKKAEAPAEAPAEDAADAAADAE from the coding sequence GTGGCTGTCAAGATCCGTCTCAAGCGCATGGGCAAGATCCGTGCACCGCACTACCGCATCGTCGTCGCCGACTCGCGCACCAAGCGCGACGGTCGAGTGATCGAGGAGATCGGCAAGTACCACCCCACCGAGAACCCCTCGTTCATCGAGGTCGACTCCGAGCGTGCGCAGTACTGGCTCTCCGTCGGCGCTCAGCCGACCGAGCAGGTCACCGCACTGCTGAAGCTCACCGGCGACTGGGGCAAGTTCAAGGGCGACAAGGACGCGAAGTCCACCGTCCAGGTCGCAGAGCCCAAGGCTCCCTTCGAGGTCGACTCGGCCAAGAAGTCGGTCATCAAGCCCAAGGCTGAGAAGAAGGCCGAGGCTCCTGCCGAGGCTCCCGCCGAGGACGCGGCAGACGCCGCCGCCGACGCAGAGTAA
- a CDS encoding RNA-binding protein, whose amino-acid sequence MLAAALEHVVKGIVDHPDDVRITASASPRGDLLEVHVHPDDRGRVIGRGGRTAKALRTLVSALADGRRVRVDVADD is encoded by the coding sequence GTGCTCGCCGCCGCGCTCGAACACGTCGTCAAGGGGATCGTCGATCACCCTGACGATGTCCGCATCACCGCATCCGCGTCGCCCCGTGGTGACCTTCTCGAGGTGCACGTGCACCCGGATGACCGTGGTCGCGTGATCGGGCGCGGCGGCCGTACCGCCAAAGCGCTGCGCACGCTCGTCTCCGCCCTCGCCGACGGACGCCGTGTCCGCGTCGACGTCGCGGACGACTGA
- the rimM gene encoding ribosome maturation factor RimM (Essential for efficient processing of 16S rRNA): MAAEKNQLRVGRLLKAHGLKGALKLELYTDNPERRFVPGAEFTLQVPEASSWHGKTVTIREYRVMNGNSVVFLDGVDDRTAAESLVRAILWMDEDDETEDDAWYAHQLVGLDVVRDDTVVGRVARVEHLPAQDLLIVKTDTGDVMVPFVEAIVPSVDIAAGRIVVTPPPGLFEELPAADSPDDAPSE, from the coding sequence GTGGCAGCCGAGAAGAACCAGCTCCGCGTCGGCCGTCTGCTGAAGGCCCACGGCCTCAAGGGCGCGTTGAAGCTCGAGCTCTACACCGACAACCCGGAGCGTCGCTTCGTTCCCGGTGCCGAGTTCACGCTGCAGGTGCCCGAAGCGTCCAGCTGGCACGGCAAGACCGTCACCATCCGCGAGTACCGCGTGATGAACGGCAACTCCGTCGTCTTCCTCGACGGCGTCGACGATCGCACCGCCGCGGAGTCGCTTGTGCGGGCCATCCTGTGGATGGACGAGGACGACGAGACCGAAGACGACGCCTGGTACGCGCACCAGCTCGTCGGACTCGACGTCGTCCGCGACGACACGGTCGTCGGACGGGTCGCACGGGTCGAGCACCTGCCCGCTCAGGATCTGCTGATCGTGAAGACCGATACGGGCGATGTGATGGTGCCCTTCGTCGAGGCGATCGTGCCGAGTGTCGACATCGCCGCCGGCCGCATCGTGGTCACACCGCCGCCCGGGCTCTTCGAGGAGCTGCCCGCTGCGGACAGCCCCGACGACGCCCCCTCCGAGTGA
- the trmD gene encoding tRNA (guanosine(37)-N1)-methyltransferase TrmD, producing the protein MRIDVVSIFPSYFDGLALSLLGKARDSGILDLNVHDLRDWTHDRHRTVDDTPYGGGAGMVMKPEPWGLALDQLAPAEASARPTIIFPSPAGAVFTQATARDLATREHLIFGCGRYEGIDERVFEYAADLGQVRLISLGDYVLNGGEVAVMAMTEAIARLIPGVVGNPESLVEESHEDGLLEYPSYTKPSVWRDREVPPVLLSGNHGAIANWRHEQQLERTRLRRPDLLSD; encoded by the coding sequence ATGAGAATCGACGTCGTATCGATCTTCCCGTCGTACTTCGACGGTCTCGCGCTATCGCTCCTGGGGAAGGCCCGCGACTCGGGCATCCTCGACCTGAACGTCCACGACCTTCGCGACTGGACTCACGACCGCCATCGCACCGTCGACGACACGCCGTACGGCGGTGGTGCGGGCATGGTGATGAAGCCCGAGCCCTGGGGGCTCGCGCTCGATCAGCTGGCACCGGCCGAGGCATCCGCTCGTCCGACCATCATCTTCCCCTCGCCTGCGGGCGCGGTCTTCACGCAGGCGACTGCCCGCGATCTGGCGACACGTGAGCACCTCATCTTCGGCTGCGGCCGCTACGAGGGCATCGACGAGCGTGTGTTCGAGTACGCCGCCGATCTCGGCCAGGTGCGCCTGATCAGTCTCGGCGACTACGTGCTGAACGGGGGAGAGGTCGCGGTGATGGCGATGACCGAGGCGATTGCGCGGCTCATCCCCGGCGTGGTGGGAAACCCGGAGAGCCTGGTCGAAGAGTCCCACGAGGACGGACTGCTCGAGTACCCGTCGTACACGAAGCCTTCGGTCTGGCGAGACCGCGAGGTGCCGCCGGTGCTGCTCAGTGGCAATCACGGCGCGATCGCGAACTGGCGTCACGAGCAGCAGCTCGAACGCACCCGTCTGCGCCGGCCCGACCTTCTCTCGGACTGA
- a CDS encoding DedA family protein: MTSTTADGSWLSALIDAVIGLMDVIGPAGAGLAIALENLFPPLPSEAILPMAGIAAHDGAFGLWEAVAWTTLGSLVGALALYGLGAWLGLDRLRRVADRLPLIAVSDVDRTVAWFQRHGGKAVFFGRFIPIFRSLISIPAGVARMPVWRFSALTTAGSLIWNTVFILCGWFLGSGWHIVEQYVDVVQNIVIVVVAAVVVVIVVLRIRSRRAGRSDASGEARQRQQDSDTESPGVPTTRGR; the protein is encoded by the coding sequence ATGACGAGCACCACCGCCGACGGCTCCTGGCTCTCAGCTCTCATAGATGCGGTGATCGGGCTGATGGACGTCATCGGCCCGGCGGGGGCGGGACTGGCGATCGCGCTGGAGAACCTCTTCCCGCCGTTGCCGAGCGAGGCGATCCTGCCGATGGCCGGCATCGCGGCCCACGACGGAGCGTTCGGGCTCTGGGAGGCCGTCGCGTGGACGACGCTGGGGTCGTTGGTGGGTGCGCTCGCGCTCTACGGCTTGGGAGCGTGGCTGGGCTTGGATCGTCTGCGGCGCGTCGCCGACCGCCTGCCGCTCATCGCGGTGTCGGATGTGGACCGCACGGTCGCCTGGTTCCAACGGCACGGCGGCAAGGCTGTGTTCTTCGGGCGTTTCATCCCGATCTTCCGCAGCCTGATCTCTATCCCCGCCGGCGTCGCACGTATGCCCGTGTGGCGTTTCAGCGCCCTCACCACCGCGGGCAGCCTGATCTGGAACACGGTGTTCATCCTCTGCGGATGGTTCCTCGGCTCGGGCTGGCACATCGTCGAACAGTACGTGGACGTGGTGCAGAACATCGTGATCGTCGTCGTCGCGGCGGTCGTCGTCGTGATAGTCGTCCTGCGCATCCGGTCTCGGCGCGCCGGGCGCTCAGACGCCAGCGGCGAAGCTCGTCAGCGGCAGCAGGACTCGGACACGGAGTCACCCGGCGTTCCGACCACGAGGGGCCGCTGA
- the map gene encoding type I methionyl aminopeptidase — protein MIELRTPAEIDEMRAAGRFVAETLATLRDETKVGTNLLSIDARAHDLIRRAGAESCYIDYAPSFGRGPFGKVICTSVNDAVLHGLPHDYVLRDGDLVSLDFAVSVDGWVADSAVSFVVGTPRDEDLRLIDTTERALDAAIAAAVVGNRIGDISASIAAVAHGEGYSINTDFGGHGVGRIMHGDPHVPNDGRAGRGFPLREGLVFALEPWFLATTDELVTDDDGWTLRSADGSRGSHSEHTVAVTKDGPIVLTDRGFLGVD, from the coding sequence ATGATCGAACTGCGCACCCCCGCCGAGATCGACGAGATGCGCGCCGCCGGCCGCTTCGTCGCCGAGACGCTGGCGACGCTGCGCGACGAGACGAAGGTCGGGACGAACCTGCTCTCCATCGACGCGCGAGCCCACGATCTGATCCGCCGCGCTGGCGCTGAGTCCTGCTACATCGACTACGCGCCCTCGTTCGGGCGCGGCCCCTTCGGCAAGGTCATCTGCACGTCGGTGAACGACGCGGTGCTGCACGGGCTCCCCCACGACTACGTGCTCCGCGACGGCGACCTGGTGTCGCTCGACTTCGCCGTGTCGGTCGACGGATGGGTGGCGGACTCCGCGGTGTCGTTCGTGGTCGGCACGCCCCGTGACGAGGACCTGCGCCTGATCGACACGACCGAGCGCGCGCTCGACGCCGCGATCGCCGCTGCCGTCGTCGGCAACCGCATCGGTGACATCTCGGCATCGATCGCGGCCGTCGCGCACGGAGAGGGCTATTCGATCAACACCGACTTCGGGGGCCACGGCGTCGGGCGCATCATGCACGGCGACCCGCACGTGCCGAACGACGGACGCGCCGGGCGCGGTTTCCCGCTGCGCGAGGGCCTGGTGTTCGCCCTCGAGCCGTGGTTCCTGGCGACCACCGACGAGCTGGTGACCGATGACGACGGCTGGACGCTGCGCAGCGCAGACGGTTCGCGCGGATCCCACTCGGAGCACACGGTCGCCGTCACGAAGGACGGTCCGATAGTCCTCACCGACCGCGGCTTCCTCGGCGTCGACTGA
- a CDS encoding MFS transporter permease: MMVRRLFFRWLLPASLVLPAWMLVGWAIFGRNGWGLLWVLLMAIPGVLIAQLVLTLLTRSRPSVRAERAVSWLDVAGFGVWHVLTILVGCFIDGAFPWLLTAAIVTAVVLLWMQLWQLWNEARGAGARLRETITWSTLAPSQHSDRAAGEPDVIVIEESRSRDL, translated from the coding sequence ATGATGGTGCGACGGCTCTTCTTCCGCTGGCTGCTGCCGGCATCCCTCGTCCTTCCGGCTTGGATGCTGGTGGGCTGGGCGATCTTCGGACGCAACGGCTGGGGCCTGCTCTGGGTGCTGCTCATGGCGATTCCCGGCGTCCTCATCGCGCAGCTCGTGCTGACGCTCCTGACCCGGTCGCGTCCGTCGGTTCGTGCAGAGCGGGCCGTGTCGTGGCTGGACGTCGCCGGATTCGGCGTGTGGCACGTGCTGACGATCCTCGTCGGATGCTTCATCGACGGAGCCTTCCCGTGGCTTCTCACCGCTGCGATCGTCACGGCTGTCGTGCTGCTGTGGATGCAGCTCTGGCAGCTCTGGAACGAGGCCCGCGGGGCAGGCGCTCGCCTGCGCGAGACCATCACGTGGTCGACGCTCGCCCCGTCGCAGCATTCCGATCGTGCGGCCGGCGAGCCGGACGTGATCGTGATCGAGGAGTCTCGTTCGCGAGACCTCTGA
- the rplS gene encoding 50S ribosomal protein L19 yields the protein MQILDAVDAASLRSDIPVFHPGDTVKVHVNITEGTRSRIQVFQGVVIGRQGDGVRETFTVRKISFQVGVERTFPVHSPVIDHIEVVTRGDVRRAKLYYLRNLRGKKAKIKEKRDN from the coding sequence ATGCAGATCCTCGACGCCGTCGACGCGGCTTCGCTCCGTTCCGACATTCCTGTCTTCCACCCCGGCGACACCGTCAAGGTGCACGTGAACATCACCGAGGGCACCCGCTCGCGCATCCAGGTGTTCCAGGGCGTCGTCATCGGCCGTCAGGGCGATGGCGTGCGCGAGACCTTCACGGTCCGCAAGATCAGCTTCCAGGTGGGCGTCGAGCGCACCTTCCCGGTGCACTCGCCGGTGATCGACCACATCGAGGTCGTCACCCGCGGTGACGTGCGTCGCGCGAAGCTGTACTACCTGCGCAACCTGCGCGGCAAGAAGGCCAAGATCAAGGAGAAGCGCGACAACTGA
- the lepB gene encoding signal peptidase I, protein MTSDAPAAMIQPPQRRRGALVFLRDVLVIILIAALVSFVVKTFVIRSFYIPSGSMERTLLVNDRILVDELTPRWSGYDRGDVVVFKDPGGWLPSAPQTPARPPLVEAVDWALTFVGISTTDAQDHLVKRVIGMPGDHVVCCNALGQTTVNGSPINELGYLNLPEGDTAASNAEFDVTVPEDRIWVMGDNRDRSQDSRAHQDLPGGGFVPLENVVGRAFLTTWPLDRFGPIDTHDDVFRAVPDPE, encoded by the coding sequence ATGACATCCGATGCCCCCGCGGCGATGATCCAGCCACCACAGCGGAGGCGAGGGGCACTGGTCTTCCTGAGGGATGTGCTGGTCATCATCCTCATCGCGGCGCTCGTGTCGTTCGTCGTCAAGACCTTCGTGATCCGCTCGTTCTACATCCCGTCGGGATCGATGGAGCGCACGCTGCTCGTGAACGACCGCATTCTCGTCGACGAGCTGACTCCGCGGTGGAGCGGCTACGACCGCGGCGACGTCGTGGTCTTCAAGGACCCGGGCGGCTGGCTGCCGTCGGCACCGCAGACCCCGGCACGCCCTCCGCTCGTCGAAGCCGTCGACTGGGCGCTCACCTTCGTGGGGATCTCGACGACCGACGCGCAGGACCACCTCGTGAAGCGGGTCATCGGCATGCCGGGCGACCACGTCGTGTGCTGCAACGCGCTCGGCCAGACCACCGTCAACGGTTCGCCGATCAACGAGCTCGGCTACCTCAATCTGCCCGAGGGCGACACGGCGGCGTCGAACGCCGAGTTCGACGTCACGGTGCCTGAGGACCGTATCTGGGTCATGGGCGACAACCGGGATCGCTCGCAGGACTCCCGCGCGCACCAGGATCTGCCGGGCGGAGGTTTCGTGCCGCTCGAGAACGTCGTGGGGCGCGCGTTCCTCACCACCTGGCCCCTCGACAGATTCGGGCCGATCGACACGCACGACGACGTGTTCCGCGCCGTGCCCGATCCGGAATGA
- a CDS encoding ribonuclease HII — translation MTVVAPTLALERRLLKEFDLIIALDEVGRGALAGPVAVGAAVMDAAGSRRRVPEGLRDSKMITEKRRPAMAERASSWVPLSAVGWSTAAEIDEVGIMRALGLAASRALQAVVDAGANLERTLVILDGNHDYVSRVHPVPLTVRTVIKGDRDCASVSAASVIAKVARDTHMAALHPEHPDYQWDRNKGYASLEHRQAIRERGLSPLHRASWAIADAPTLF, via the coding sequence ATGACCGTGGTCGCCCCGACGCTCGCCCTCGAGCGCCGGCTGCTCAAGGAGTTCGACCTGATCATCGCGCTCGACGAGGTCGGCAGGGGAGCGCTGGCCGGCCCTGTGGCGGTCGGCGCGGCCGTGATGGATGCCGCAGGCTCGCGTCGTCGGGTGCCCGAGGGCCTCCGCGACTCGAAGATGATCACTGAGAAGCGCCGGCCCGCCATGGCCGAGCGAGCGAGCAGCTGGGTGCCGCTGTCGGCCGTGGGCTGGTCGACTGCCGCCGAGATCGACGAAGTGGGCATCATGCGCGCCCTGGGGCTCGCCGCCTCGCGCGCTCTGCAGGCCGTCGTCGACGCGGGCGCGAACCTGGAGCGGACCCTGGTGATCCTCGACGGCAACCACGACTACGTCTCCCGGGTGCATCCCGTGCCGCTCACCGTCCGCACCGTCATCAAGGGCGACCGCGACTGCGCCTCGGTGTCGGCGGCATCGGTCATCGCGAAGGTCGCACGCGACACGCACATGGCGGCGCTGCATCCCGAGCATCCCGACTACCAATGGGACCGCAACAAGGGCTATGCGAGCCTCGAGCATCGGCAGGCGATCCGCGAACGCGGGCTCTCGCCGCTGCACCGGGCGTCGTGGGCGATCGCAGACGCGCCGACCCTGTTCTGA
- a CDS encoding DUF2469 family protein: MDEDAFDDYDRELELALFREYRDVVGQFQYVVETERRFYLANEVNVVRRDTEHDFYFEISMTDVWVWDIYRADRFVKAVRVLTFKDVNVEELQRREFELPEELSLDGK, encoded by the coding sequence ATGGATGAGGATGCCTTCGACGATTACGACCGCGAGCTCGAACTCGCGCTTTTCCGCGAGTACCGCGACGTCGTCGGACAGTTCCAGTACGTCGTCGAGACCGAGCGCCGGTTCTATCTCGCCAACGAGGTGAACGTTGTACGTCGTGACACAGAGCACGACTTCTACTTCGAGATCTCCATGACCGACGTGTGGGTGTGGGACATCTATCGCGCCGATCGCTTCGTCAAGGCTGTGCGCGTGCTGACCTTCAAGGACGTCAACGTCGAGGAGCTGCAGCGACGCGAGTTCGAACTGCCTGAAGAGCTGTCGCTCGACGGCAAGTGA
- a CDS encoding YraN family protein, with the protein MAAKDEFGRAGEERAAQHLEALGYEILERNWRCAQGEIDLIAARGDLLCVIEVKTRRSDRFGHPFEAVDERKRRRLWRLAFAWAEAHPDIARGRPLRLEAIGLTGAEPADARLEHLDDLR; encoded by the coding sequence ATGGCAGCGAAAGACGAGTTCGGGCGGGCGGGCGAAGAGCGCGCGGCACAGCACCTGGAGGCACTCGGCTACGAGATCCTCGAGCGCAATTGGCGCTGTGCGCAGGGTGAGATAGACCTCATCGCGGCGCGGGGCGATCTGCTCTGCGTGATCGAGGTCAAGACACGCCGGTCGGACCGCTTCGGCCACCCCTTCGAAGCGGTCGACGAACGCAAGCGACGCCGTCTCTGGCGGCTCGCCTTCGCCTGGGCGGAGGCGCACCCCGATATCGCGCGAGGCCGACCTCTGCGCCTCGAGGCGATCGGCCTGACGGGCGCCGAACCAGCGGATGCCCGACTCGAGCACCTCGACGATCTGCGATGA
- a CDS encoding YifB family Mg chelatase-like AAA ATPase, with the protein MSTARTWAVALTGVDGHMVEVEADLSSQTPGFQIIGLPDKALGEAAQRVRNACVNAGLDFPRRHLTVNLSPANLPKAGSGFDLSIAVATLATTGALRRDSVRSTVHVGELGLDGRLRPVPGVLPAVYAAARAGFTKVIVPYANAAEARLVPGVEVHAAASLAEVAVSHGADIEVRDTDPVHTAPRAVPSDETLDLAEVIGQDEAVDALITAAAGGHHMMLSGPPGAGKTMLARRLPGILPALTEGEALEVAAIRSLAGEAVTRLDSLPPFEAPHHTASAAALVGGGSRSPRPGAIVRAHRGVLFLDETPEFPRSALDALRQPLESGRIEIIRAGFATAFPARFQLILAMNPCPCGNYGVRGAECMCPPMAIRRYAGRLSGPLRDRVDIDLQVARVAAARATSDERSGVSTADARERVTVARSVAAERWRGTPWRLNAEVPGERLRQGALRLPSAVRAPLDRALERGSVTLRAYDRVLRIAWTLSDLAGLSSPGGDQLGHALFLKKGLLA; encoded by the coding sequence ATGAGCACCGCGCGCACGTGGGCGGTGGCTCTGACCGGCGTCGACGGACACATGGTGGAGGTCGAGGCAGACCTCAGCAGCCAGACACCGGGGTTCCAGATCATCGGCCTGCCGGATAAGGCACTGGGCGAGGCAGCACAGCGCGTGCGCAATGCCTGCGTGAACGCGGGACTGGACTTCCCGCGGCGGCACCTCACAGTGAACCTCTCTCCTGCCAACCTGCCGAAGGCCGGCAGCGGGTTCGACCTGAGCATCGCTGTCGCAACACTCGCCACCACCGGAGCCCTGCGCCGGGATTCGGTGCGCTCCACCGTTCACGTCGGCGAACTCGGGCTCGACGGCCGCCTGAGGCCCGTGCCCGGAGTGCTGCCTGCGGTCTACGCGGCCGCTCGCGCCGGATTCACCAAGGTGATCGTGCCGTATGCGAACGCGGCCGAGGCTCGGCTCGTGCCCGGTGTCGAGGTCCATGCAGCGGCGTCTCTCGCCGAGGTCGCCGTGTCACACGGTGCTGACATCGAGGTGCGTGACACCGACCCCGTTCACACCGCTCCGCGCGCTGTACCGAGCGATGAGACGCTCGACCTTGCCGAGGTGATCGGCCAGGACGAGGCTGTCGATGCGCTGATCACCGCGGCGGCGGGCGGGCACCACATGATGCTGAGCGGACCACCCGGTGCAGGCAAGACCATGCTCGCGCGGCGACTGCCGGGGATACTCCCCGCGCTCACCGAGGGCGAAGCGCTCGAGGTGGCTGCCATTCGCTCGCTCGCGGGTGAGGCTGTCACGCGCCTCGACTCCCTGCCGCCGTTCGAGGCGCCTCACCACACGGCGTCGGCCGCGGCGCTGGTCGGCGGTGGCTCACGCAGCCCCCGTCCTGGGGCCATCGTCCGCGCGCATCGCGGGGTCCTCTTCCTGGACGAGACGCCGGAGTTCCCACGTTCCGCGCTCGATGCGCTGCGACAGCCGTTGGAGAGCGGCCGAATCGAGATCATCCGCGCCGGGTTCGCGACGGCGTTCCCCGCACGATTCCAGCTGATCCTCGCGATGAACCCCTGTCCGTGCGGTAACTACGGGGTACGCGGTGCCGAGTGCATGTGCCCGCCTATGGCGATCCGCCGGTACGCGGGCCGGTTGTCTGGGCCGCTGCGCGACCGGGTCGACATCGACCTGCAGGTGGCTCGCGTCGCTGCGGCCCGTGCAACCTCCGATGAGCGCTCAGGGGTGTCGACCGCAGACGCCCGGGAGCGGGTGACCGTTGCGAGGTCGGTCGCTGCCGAGCGATGGCGGGGCACCCCCTGGCGGCTCAATGCAGAGGTGCCGGGGGAGCGGCTGAGGCAGGGGGCGCTGCGTCTGCCTTCGGCGGTGCGCGCGCCTCTCGACCGCGCCCTGGAACGGGGCAGCGTCACCCTGCGCGCCTACGACCGGGTGCTGCGCATCGCATGGACTCTGAGCGATCTGGCAGGGCTGTCGTCGCCCGGCGGCGATCAGCTCGGACACGCGCTCTTCCTCAAGAAAGGACTGCTGGCATGA